Proteins co-encoded in one Fusarium musae strain F31 chromosome 3, whole genome shotgun sequence genomic window:
- a CDS encoding hypothetical protein (EggNog:ENOG41), whose protein sequence is MSKTLAVIGATGKQGGAVINFVLNDPELSKQYKIRAITRDANSENSKKLKERGVEVAQGDLDDPRSIKVALKGAHTLFFMTTPAWTATDLKPEFEVIKKTADAAVETGIEYIIFSSLPSTTDVSGGKYTANHPFDAKAEGEKYIRTLPVKSAFVRLGFFLENIIQVPLWAPQKDENSKWAVSLPFTPETRIPWIDNGSNCGSFVGAILAEPEKYEGIGFDAAAGFYSLEELVAIESRVTGKEITYKQISSEEFAEKLPILKDVYVQAFKAGQEFGYYGADGEKSVAWAAERARGKLVTPEEFFKANPLKLE, encoded by the coding sequence ATGTCAAAGACTCTCGCTGTCATAGGCGCCACTGGCAAACAAGGCGGTGCTGTCATAAACTTCGTCCTCAACGACCCAGAGCTATCAAAGCAATACAAGATCCGAGCCATCACCCGCGATGCCAACTCTGAGAACTCCAAAAAGCTCAAAGAGCGGGGTGTTGAAGTCGCACAGGGCGATTTAGATGACCCTCGCTCTATTAAGGTTGCCCTGAAGGGAGCACacactctcttcttcatgacaACTCCTGCTTGGACTGCTACTGATCTGAAGCCTGAGTTTgaagtcatcaagaagaCAGCTGATGCAGCTGTTGAAACTGGCATTGAgtacatcatcttcagcagccttcCCAGCACTACAGATGTCTCTGGCGGGAAGTACACCGCCAATCATCCCTTCGATGCTAAGGCCGAGGGTGAGAAGTACATTCGTACACTTCCCGTCAAGAGTGCCTTTGTCCGTCTTGGATTCTTCCTCGAGAATATCATCCAAGTTCCTCTCTGGGCTCCTCAAAAGGATGAAAACAGCAAATGGGCTGTCTCTCTCCCATTCACTCCCGAGACTCGCATCCCATGGATCGACAACGGCAGTAACTGCGGCAGTTTCGTCGGTGCAATTCTGGCCGAGCCTGAAAAGTATGAAGGCATAGGCTTTGACGCAGCTGCTGGCTTCTACAGCCTAGAGGAACTTGTCGCTATTGAGAGCAGGGTTACCGGCAAGGAGATCACTTACAAGCAAATCTCCTCTGAGGAGTTTGCCGAGAAGCTACCCATCCTCAAGGATGTCTACGTGCAAGCCTTCAAAGCTGGCCAGGAGTTTGGATACTATGGTGCTGATGGAGAGAAGTCAGTTGCTTGGGCTGCTGAGAGGGCGAGAGGCAAGCTTGTCACTCCTGAGGAGTTCTTCAAGGCGAACCCTCTCAAGTTGGAGTAA